Part of the Haloarcula laminariae genome is shown below.
GACGACGAGTTCGGGGTCGACCCGCTCTATCTCTGTTTCGAGGTAGCCCCGGCAGTTCGCCAGCTCCTCCTTGTGGGGGTCGCGGTTCTCCGGCGGACGACAGCGGACGCAGTTGGTGATGCGCACGTCGCCTCGGTCCAGCCCCACGTCCCGGAGCGTCTCGTCCAGTACGTCGCCGCTCCGGCCGACGAACGGCTCGCCCTGCTCGTCCTCGTTGGCGCCGGGGGCCTCGCCGACGAACAGCAGGTCGGCGTCGGCGGGACCGACGCCGTTGACGATGCGCGAGCGCGACTCACACAGCGCCTCGCAGCGCCGGCACTCGGTCACGGTCAGCCCGTCCATGTTGCTCATGGGTGGCGGTTGGGGCCGGGCGGTATCAAGCTCCCGGGAACGTTACAGGCGCTCTCAGCGCTCGCGCTCCGCCGCCGCCCGCGCCGCCAGCCGGGCCACCCGGAGCGGTTCCGGCCGCCCGCCCTCGGGCGTGTAGGCTCGCACGATATCTGCTGTCTCCTCCGGGTCGAGACCGACGCTGCGGACGAACACCGCCTCGCCGTTGACCGACAGCTCGCGGCGGTCGGGCAGGGCGCGGTAGGTCGCCAGCCGGTCCTCGACGACCGCGTCGCTGTCGAAGGCGTCGCGAATCGCGTCGGCGAGCCCCGGCGAGGGCTCGAAGGATACCGACACTACCGGCAGTCCGGTGTGGTCGGCGACGGCGTCGAGGTCGAACAGGTTGAACCACGCCGGCGCGATGCCGGCCAGGAACACGTAGCGCAGGTCCTCGCGGTCGAGGCGGTCGAAAAGCTCACAGACGGCGGCCGTGGCGTCGCTCCCGCCGACGGCGCAGGTCCCGAAACGGAAGCCGTCGACTACCCGGTCGGCCCGGACGACGGCCCCGGCGAGGTGACTCAGCCGCTCCCGGTCCGACGCCGCGATGCCCAGCGCGCGTCGGCCCGGTTTCACGTGTTCGTCGTTTCGTCCTCCTTGATGTCCTTCAGCCGGTCGAGCAGTTCGTCGTTCGACGCGGTGAACTCGAACTCGACGTCCCCTTGATGGGCGTCGCCCTCCGTGTCGAGCCCATCGTCATCGTCGAAGTCCGTGTCGTACTCCTGGTTTTCCTGTTCCGACTCGTCGTAGCTCCCGAACCCCATTGCATGTACAACTATGCAGTTCAGGGTCAAAAATCGCTCGCCGAACCGCCTGACGGCGCTCGCGTGTGCGCACGCGGACGCGAGCGGCCGCCGCCGAACGACCGGACTACCCCGTCGAATGGGCGGACTACCGCGACTCCGGGGCCTCGACGTTCCGGTTGCCGCCGTGGGCGTCGGCGCCCTCGCTCGGCGCGGCCCAGCGGACGGCGTTGTCCAGTACCGTCTGGATGTCCTCGCGGTGGTAGATGGGGTAGGTCTCGTGGCCCGGTCGGAGGTAGAACAGCTTCCCGCGGCCGCGGCGGTACGTACAGCCGCTGCGGAACACCTCGCCGCCCTCGAACCAGGAGGTGAAGACGAGCCGGTCCGGTTCCGGGACGCCGAAGGGTTCGCCGTAGGTCTCGGTCTCCTCGATGACGACGGACTCGCCGAGCCCGTCGACGATGGGGTGGCCGGGGTCGGTCACCCAGAGCCGCTCGCGCTCGTCGCCCTCG
Proteins encoded:
- a CDS encoding uracil-DNA glycosylase, coding for MSNMDGLTVTECRRCEALCESRSRIVNGVGPADADLLFVGEAPGANEDEQGEPFVGRSGDVLDETLRDVGLDRGDVRITNCVRCRPPENRDPHKEELANCRGYLETEIERVDPELVVTLGKVPGEHLLERDVAVTGEAGDVTDMTVAGCPQPVMVCVHPAATLYDPSQKETFRSTLEKAAEFTDGESGQKRLGDF
- a CDS encoding DUF99 family protein, whose amino-acid sequence is MKPGRRALGIAASDRERLSHLAGAVVRADRVVDGFRFGTCAVGGSDATAAVCELFDRLDREDLRYVFLAGIAPAWFNLFDLDAVADHTGLPVVSVSFEPSPGLADAIRDAFDSDAVVEDRLATYRALPDRRELSVNGEAVFVRSVGLDPEETADIVRAYTPEGGRPEPLRVARLAARAAAERER
- a CDS encoding DUF5786 family protein, translated to MGFGSYDESEQENQEYDTDFDDDDGLDTEGDAHQGDVEFEFTASNDELLDRLKDIKEDETTNT
- a CDS encoding ThuA domain-containing protein; translation: MPSVTVWNEYIHEREDDAVAEVYPDGIHMAIADALAERGHDTRTATLDEPEHGLTESVLADTDVLVWWGHTAHDAVDDAVVDRVVERVNGGMGLLVLHSAHASKPFRRLLGTPCDLTWREGDERERLWVTDPGHPIVDGLGESVVIEETETYGEPFGVPEPDRLVFTSWFEGGEVFRSGCTYRRGRGKLFYLRPGHETYPIYHREDIQTVLDNAVRWAAPSEGADAHGGNRNVEAPESR